In the genome of Calderihabitans maritimus, the window AGCGCTAAAATAGTTACCTGTTTAGGGCTGAGGGATAACGAAACGATTACTCCAATGGCCGGATATAAATTTATTGCATTTCCCAAAACCAATGCCAAGGAAGCTTCTCCCGGCAACCCTACCAATCTCATGATCGGCTCAAATACCTTAGAAATTATCTCTAAAACAGGCGTATACTTTAAAACAGTAATCAAAAAGTACACCGGTACAATGGCTATTGCCAAGTCCCGGGTAACTGACAGGCCATTACCAATCCCTCTTTTAAAAGTTTTGAGTGTTACCATGCTGTACTGAAAAACCTCCTAAAAA includes:
- a CDS encoding nucleoside recognition domain-containing protein, yielding MVTLKTFKRGIGNGLSVTRDLAIAIVPVYFLITVLKYTPVLEIISKVFEPIMRLVGLPGEASLALVLGNAINLYPAIGVIVSLSLSPKQVTILALMLLLSHSLFIESAVSKMTGIMVWQLVLLRLSLSFISGFILNVIL